A region of Toxorhynchites rutilus septentrionalis strain SRP chromosome 1, ASM2978413v1, whole genome shotgun sequence DNA encodes the following proteins:
- the LOC129761920 gene encoding probable tRNA(His) guanylyltransferase codes for MSYFAKQAAFFSIRSATKGLIKSRKFCLSSMAKSRFEYVKSYEHQDVLQQNCWIVIRVDGKGFHKFCDVHNFTKPNDERGLNLMSLAALAVMQEFNEVVLAYGQSDEYSFVFRRDTKVYERRRDKLISYVASLFTSAYSFHWSYIFGNMTSLKYPPVFDSRAVLYPTDDNLRDYLSWRQADVHINNLYNTTFWNLVASGLTNVDAEKRLRGTLSSDKNEILFQDFNINYNNEPAMFRKGTILLRKKINIKDDKKVTLIIPVFEDMISDKFWTKYPEILDSSRQKATHDDEGDCMNHILVKYQIEKYSKRREGMKQNS; via the exons atgtcATATTTTGCTAAACAAGCCGCATTCTTCTCAATTAGATCTGCTACGAAAGGATTAATTAAATCGCGAAAATTTTGTCTTTCCAGTATGGCGAAAAGCCGTTTCGAATATGTGAAAAGTTACGAGCATCAAGATGTTCTCCAACAAAATTGTTGGATTGTGATAAGGGTCGATGGAAAAGGTTTTCATAAATTCTGCGATGTGCACAACTTCACGAAGCCCAACGATGAACGTGGCTTGAATTTGATGAGTTTGGCCGCACTCGCGGTGATGCAAGAATTTAATGAAGTTGTTCTTGCTTATGGCCAAAGTGATGAATATTCGTTTGTGTTCCGAAGAGATACCAAAGTTTATGAAAGGAGACGAGACAAACTGATCAGCTATGTTGCTAGTTTGTTTACATCGGCTTATTCATTTCACTGGTCATACATATTTGGGAATATGACCAGCCTCAAGTATCCACCTGTATTCGATTCGCGTGCAGTTCTGTATCCTACCGATGACAACTTGCGCGATTACCTGTCCTGGCGGCAAGCGGATGTCCATATTAACAACTTGTATAATACCACGTTTTGGAATCTGGTAGCATCTGGACTCACTAATGTTGAT GCGGAAAAACGATTACGTGGAACATTATCCAGCGACAAGAATGAAATACTGTTCCAAGATTTTAACATAAATTATAACAACGAACCGGCAATGTTTCGGAAAGGTACCATTCTGCTGCGGAAGAAGATTAATATAAAGGACGATAAAAAAGTGACTTTGATCATTCCTGTTTTCGAGGATATGATAAGTGACAAATTTTGGACCAAATACCCAGAGATACTAGACAGTAGCAGACAGAAAGCTACTCATGACGATGAAGGTGACTGTATGAATCATATTCTAGTAAAGTATCAAATTGAAAAGTACTCAAAACGGCGAGAAGGAATGAAGCAGAATAGTTAG